The following coding sequences are from one Bacillus sp. (in: firmicutes) window:
- a CDS encoding TIGR00282 family metallophosphoesterase, with product MKILFVGDVVGSPGREMVKEYVPRLKEKYRPDVTVINGENAAGGRGITEKIYRQLLDVGAHVITLGNHAWDNKEIFEFIDDAKYLVRPANFPEGTPGVGMRFVKVNGIEVAVINLQGRTFMPALNDPFVVADRLVTVAKERTPIIFVDFHAEATSEKQAMGWYLDGKVSAVIGTHTHVQTADNRILPNGTAYLTDVGMTGPYDEILGMERTAVIRKFLTSLPVRFEVPKEGRRQLSACLIHVDDKTGKATQINRILINDDHPFISE from the coding sequence ATGAAAATTCTATTCGTCGGAGATGTGGTTGGATCTCCTGGCCGTGAGATGGTAAAAGAATATGTTCCACGATTAAAGGAAAAATATCGTCCTGATGTAACGGTCATCAATGGTGAAAATGCGGCAGGAGGACGTGGCATTACGGAAAAAATTTACCGACAATTATTAGACGTTGGAGCACACGTCATTACCCTTGGAAATCATGCTTGGGATAATAAAGAAATCTTTGAATTTATTGATGACGCTAAATATCTTGTACGTCCAGCAAATTTTCCTGAAGGAACACCAGGAGTAGGGATGCGATTTGTGAAAGTGAACGGAATAGAAGTAGCGGTCATCAATTTACAAGGGCGGACGTTTATGCCAGCTCTCAACGACCCATTTGTCGTAGCTGACAGGTTAGTTACCGTTGCTAAAGAACGAACACCAATTATTTTTGTTGATTTTCACGCGGAAGCAACGAGCGAAAAACAAGCGATGGGCTGGTACTTGGATGGAAAAGTGTCAGCGGTTATAGGAACGCATACGCATGTTCAAACGGCTGATAACCGTATTTTACCGAATGGAACCGCATATTTGACAGATGTGGGGATGACGGGTCCTTACGATGAGATATTAGGAATGGAACGTACAGCAGTTATACGGAAGTTTTTAACGAGCTTACCGGTTCGGTTTGAAGTACCGAAAGAAGGTCGCAGACAGCTTAGTGCTTGCCTCATTCATGTAGATGATAAAACGGGGAAGGCAACGCAAATCAACCGAATTTTAATTAACGACGACCATCCGTTTATTTCTGAATAA